CGATGGGCAGCAGGTCCGGCCGGGCCGTCAGCAGGAACCACACAATCTTGCCGCGGTACACCGTGTTGCCCATGAACGAGGCGATGGAGCCGAAGATGCGGCTGCTCGTCCCCGAGTCCCCGCCCGAGTCCCGGTTGCCCAGGAAGGTGTCCGCCTCGTCCACCATCACCGCCACCGGCCAGAGTGCCTTGAGGAGGTTGAAGATCTTCTCCAGGTTGGACTCGGTGACGCCCTGCCACTGGCTGCGGAAGTTGAGGAACTTCACCACCGGGATGCCGATCTCGCCGGCGAAGCAGGACACCATGAACGTCTTGCCGGTACCCACCGGGCCACTGACGAGGTAGCCCATGGGCATCACCTCGATGCGCCCCTTCTTCAGCGCATTGGCCGCGTGGCGCAGCATGTCCTTGGCCTTGCCGTGGCCCGCCACCGCGTCCAGCGTGTGCACCGGCTCGATGAACTCGAGCAGGCCATGGCACTCGGCCTGGATGAGCTCCTTCTTCTTCTCCTTGAGCAGGTCCGTGGTGATGCGCACGTCGCGCTCGAGGGCCTCGGTGAGCACGCGGTCCAGGTTGATGCGGGAGAGGCCCGCCGTCATCTTCGCCAGGCCCGCCAGCGGCACGTCCGACACCGCCGCCAGCTTCTTGCCCTCCAGCTTGTAGCGCACGTACTCCAGCCGCTCCTCCTCGGTGGGCAGGGGCAGCTCGATGGCCGCCACGTACGGGTTGCGCGACAGGCGCTGGGACACGTCCGCCAGGTTCTCCGCCAGCAGCACCACCGAGGCGTCACCGCCGAGGAACTGCGGATCGTGCGCCCACTTCTCCAGCGTGGCCAGGACGAAGCGGTCCTCGGCCGACAGGTGGCTCATCTCCCCGCCCGGCACCAGCGTCTCGGCGAAGTCGATGATGAGCGCCAGCGACTTGCCCTCGCTCAGGCGCATCCGCAGGAAGTTCTCCAGAATCTGCAGCGCCCGGGCCGGATCCCTCGGCAGGCTCTTGGCGTAGTCCGTGCCGTAGAGCGCGTCGTAGCCCGCCATGGTCCGCTGGAAGTCCTTCTGCGTCTCCGGAGACGCGGAGCGGATGCCCGACGAGCGGTCATAGAAGATGACGTGGTCGCGCCCGCCGAAAAGCTCCTCGGACAGGAAGGTGCGCAGGGTGCCGAAGCTCCGGCTGCCGTCCTCCTGGGTGGTGGGCTGCAGATCCCTCACCGCTCCGTAGAGCAGGAAGGTGCTGACGGTCTTCGTGTAGTACTTCTGGGCCAGCTTCTGGGCCCAGACCGGCAGCCCCGAGAGTGGATCCGCCGCCTCGGCCTTGCGTGACTTGGACACCGACACACCCCTCCCGCCCCGGACGGGGCGCACACGCCCGCCCCTAGCCGGGCGGGCGCCTCTCTTTACCGCTCTACTTGCAGCCGCGCTGCTTCTTCAGCCGCCCCTTCACCTGACCCGAGCCGGGAGCCACCTCCACCTCCGCGTCATCGTGGCAGCGCAGCTTGAGGCTCACCTGCTTCACGCCGTTCTCCAGCCTCACCCGTTTGGGCGTCGTGCCCACTTCCTTGCCACTGGCGAAGATGGTCGCTCCCGACGGCGTGGACGCCACCTCCACCTCGAAGCCATCCGCCTCGAGCTTGAGGTCCATCGGCTTGCCGTCCACGGCCAGGGTGAGGCGCTCCTGCTTGGGCTTGAAGCCCGGGGCACTGGCCTCCACCGCCACCTCGGTCCCCTCGGGCCGCTCATCGAGATAGGGAGAGCTGCTGCCCTTCTCGCGCACCACCTTGCCGTCCACCTTCAGTTCCGCGTCCGCCGGCTGGGTGACGATCACCAGGCGCGCCATCCGCACCTTGCGCTCGAGCTTCACTTCCAGCTGAAAGGGCGTCATCCCCTCGGTGATGTCCACCTGCTGGGTGAACGGATGGTAGCCCTCGGCACTCACCATCACCAGGGCAGGACCGGCCTTCACCTGCTGCAGCACGGGCAGCTTGGACGTATCCAGCTCCTGGCCGCCAAAGCTCACCCGGACCGGGGCCTTCACATCGGGCACGTTCACCATGATGTAGCCCATGGGCACCGGCCGCGACATGAAGAAGCCGGCCGCCCCCGCCACCAGGAGCAACACGACGGCGAGCCCGGCGATGAGCGGCATGCGGCTGGGCGCCGCCTTCTCCGAAACACGCGCCGGAGCGGCCGCCGGAGGAGGAGCCGCGGCCGGAGCGCCACGCTGGGCAGCGGCGGCGGCGCGCAGCGGCGTGGCCGGCGTGAGCTCCATGGCGTCCTGCGACTCCGGCTCCTCCAGCAGAGGAGGAGGGGGAGCCGGCGGGGAGGAGCGCGGGGCCGCCACCGCTGGCATGGCCGCCAGCGACGCACGCGGCACGACGGGCGGCTCGGCCACCGGAGGCTCCGGACGCACGGCGCGCAGCCCGTCCATGGTGTTGCGACCCTGGCGGGCCACGGTGGTGCTCTCCGCGGACGGCGGGGCGGGCGAGAGCGTCGGAATGGACGGCCGCGGCGGGGCCGCCAACCCCGGCGACCGCATGGCCGCCATGCGTTGGGCGGGCTGCTCGTCGATGACGGGCGGGCGCGGCACCTCCACGGGCGTCACCGTGCGCCCGGGGCCCACGAGGCCCGGCTGCGTGGTGGGCTCCTCGAGGTACTCGGGGCTGCTGACCACCATGGTCGCGCCGGACTCCTCCTCCGGCACCGGCGGCGCCAGGGGCGTGGGCGCCGTCAGCTTGGGCATGGCGCCCAGCGTGGGGGCCCTGCGCACGCCACCCAGCGAGGGGTTGGCGGGCATGGGAGGCGACACGGGCGGCTGGCTCGGCACCGGCACGCTGGCCGGCACCTGCACCTGTGGCGCCGACGAGGCCCCACTGAAGCCCATCTCG
The sequence above is drawn from the Archangium gephyra genome and encodes:
- a CDS encoding ATP-binding protein; amino-acid sequence: MSKSRKAEAADPLSGLPVWAQKLAQKYYTKTVSTFLLYGAVRDLQPTTQEDGSRSFGTLRTFLSEELFGGRDHVIFYDRSSGIRSASPETQKDFQRTMAGYDALYGTDYAKSLPRDPARALQILENFLRMRLSEGKSLALIIDFAETLVPGGEMSHLSAEDRFVLATLEKWAHDPQFLGGDASVVLLAENLADVSQRLSRNPYVAAIELPLPTEEERLEYVRYKLEGKKLAAVSDVPLAGLAKMTAGLSRINLDRVLTEALERDVRITTDLLKEKKKELIQAECHGLLEFIEPVHTLDAVAGHGKAKDMLRHAANALKKGRIEVMPMGYLVSGPVGTGKTFMVSCFAGEIGIPVVKFLNFRSQWQGVTESNLEKIFNLLKALWPVAVMVDEADTFLGNRDSGGDSGTSSRIFGSIASFMGNTVYRGKIVWFLLTARPDLLPIDLKRQGRAEEHLALFYPETEAEREELFKVMQKKTGLKLDVTSISELIPTGTRQLSGADMEAVLVRTRFRALSQGREQATVEDLKAVFEDFVPPSYPLEIELQNLVAVQECTSRELLPESFRRLDRDHVTRRVRELKMLLEEG
- a CDS encoding serine/threonine protein kinase, encoding MTTTQPKRQPIPFGKYLLLDRINIGGMAEVWRGKMFGAGGFERLVAIKRILPNIAEDDEFISMFIDEAKISVQLNHANIAQIYELGQITNSYFIAMEYIPGRDMRAIFDRCRKKGEPAPVPLVAYVVSKMCEGLDYAHRKKTNQGQDLNIVHRDISPQNILISFEGEVKVIDFGIAKAAGKATKTQAGILKGKFGYMSPEQIRGLPLDRRSDIFAIGVCLYEMLTGERLFVGDSDFSVLEKVRKAEVAPPSTYNRRIPEALEKIVLKALARDVDERYQYANELGDDLQRFLLTSDSIFGRKDLMQYMKSTFAEDVEREKQRLQEYADIKPPEGMLAAIEMGFSGASSAPQVQVPASVPVPSQPPVSPPMPANPSLGGVRRAPTLGAMPKLTAPTPLAPPVPEEESGATMVVSSPEYLEEPTTQPGLVGPGRTVTPVEVPRPPVIDEQPAQRMAAMRSPGLAAPPRPSIPTLSPAPPSAESTTVARQGRNTMDGLRAVRPEPPVAEPPVVPRASLAAMPAVAAPRSSPPAPPPPLLEEPESQDAMELTPATPLRAAAAAQRGAPAAAPPPAAAPARVSEKAAPSRMPLIAGLAVVLLLVAGAAGFFMSRPVPMGYIMVNVPDVKAPVRVSFGGQELDTSKLPVLQQVKAGPALVMVSAEGYHPFTQQVDITEGMTPFQLEVKLERKVRMARLVIVTQPADAELKVDGKVVREKGSSSPYLDERPEGTEVAVEASAPGFKPKQERLTLAVDGKPMDLKLEADGFEVEVASTPSGATIFASGKEVGTTPKRVRLENGVKQVSLKLRCHDDAEVEVAPGSGQVKGRLKKQRGCK